The DNA region CCTGAAACCAATGTTACTCAATATGATAAGCCCGGTGCCCCACCTGTGCCTGCTGCTTCTACGCCGGGTTTGGCGCCTATACCGAGTGGGGCGGGGCAGCAACAGATGCTGCAAGGGCAGCCCTCACAACAACAGCAGGGGAACCATTTTGCCCAACAGCAACAGAGTCCTCATGTGGCGCAGACTACTCAGCAGCAGCCTTCTCAGGCTGCTCAACCAGTGCAGCAGCAGCAGAACTCACAGCTTGCACAGCCGACGCAACAGCCTGGGTTACACCAAGCTAGACCACAGATGATGCAGCCTCATGGGCAGCAGATGATGCAGTATCAAGGACAGCAATTTCAGCAAATGCATCATCAGATGCCTCCGCAGGTTATTCGTCCACAACAATTTGGGCAAGGTAATCCTCAGGATCATAGTACACATGTTGTGCAACCGCAAGCACCTCAATTCACTCCTCAGAACATGCATTATACGGGGTATCAACAAAACATGGTTACACCCAGGCAACCTAACTCCCAGCAGATTCAGCCAAACATGCTACCATCTGGGCAGTCAACACCCCAGCAGAATCAGCATAACATACATAACCAGCCTTTTGAAAACCAACAAGATTTTAAAACAGCAATGCCAAAGGTGGAGGAAACAGAGTTTAAAAATGGAAGCCAAGTTGGTTTCTCGCCGTCACAGTATCAACAAAGGAGTGCCTTGCCTGGTCAGAACAATCCAAATGTTCCTGCTGAAGTAAGTTCTGGTCAAGTGTCTATTGCAGGTGTTAATTCTGGCCAACCACAACAATTCAGAGGGTTTTCAGGCAGCATGCAGCAGCCTGCCCCGACAATGCAGTCACAGCAGGGTGGTTCTGATTTATTTTATCAACATGTTCCTAACTTTCAAAACCAGTTGAGCCCGGGAATGATGCATGGGCATCCTTCTAATGCACATCCTTCTAATGCGCATCCTGCTGCCCAAAAGATGGGACATGAGGACAACGTGCACGGTAGAGCTGGAAATGACTATTATTATAATTCTAACAAAGAGATGCCACCAATGGGTCGTCAGCAGTCAGATATGGCCCAAATGCCAATTTCCAGAAATCAGCAGGTacttttcttttcttatttcaATCTTTTGAAATTGAATCAATGCTTCAGTTTTCCATTTAAAAAAAGAACAAGTGTCGTCCCACTTGGCGGAGTTGGCTTCATGAATTAAACAACGCTATAATGTTATGTATTAGGTCTAAAGATAGATAATTTTTACCTATAAGCCTCTACAGTTTTTAacttttaattaaataaattacACGTGGTTGCTTTTTGATTGTTAGACTTATGCTTTCAAGTTATTCcaatatatttaaaataataaaatatcgATTTAATATATGGAAACCCTCATGCTTGCCCCATCGTACAAAATGGTGCACTTTTCTGAAAATTTCATTCATCTGTCCATTATAATACGATAAAGCAAGAGTAATAATAGCTTGGTGATGCTTTATGCTCTTTTATGACAAAAATCTTAAAATTTAATGTAGCCAATGATGCCCAAAGGAATTCCTAAAGCATTTCTCCTTTAGCTAGGCACATGTCGCTTGCGTGCCTTAGAAGTAGTTCCTTTCAATTTGACCACCTCAACACTATTTTGTGTTGACAATGCATGCGTCAAAGTTTCACCCGTTTTCCCGAATTTTTGTATTTAATAATTTGATTTTTCATTGTCTTACTCCTTATAGTGTTTGTTTGATATCCCAATTAAATACTTCATTGATAACTTTGTAAAACATTTCTGCAGGATATGAGGATTGGCAATTCCCCTTTTCAAAACAATGTCCCTAGTGGAAATGGAAGCGGTATTACTGGGAATGCTATGGGTAACATGTTCACCTCTCCTATTGGAGTACCTTCTGCCCTTTCAAGTAACTCATTTACAAGGCCTCCTTATGGTGGGTCTTCAGATGTTACTGATCTCTCACCAGCTGAAATATACTGTCGGCAACATGAAGTTACAGCGACGGTCTGTACTATTCTTTCAGCATTTGTGTATGCTACCTAGTTTAATATCTTGATGCTACCTAGTTTAATATCTTGATACAAATAATGTATGAACCAAGCCTTCCCAGCCCACTAGGCATACTTTATATTATGACTTTACTATATATTAGAATTAAGTTGCTCTAAATGAGAGAATGGAGCCATCGAAGTTATGGCTTTACATTTTGCAAATGCAATATGATATGTTCTAGATGGTTTGTGCTTTTCAGTGGGGATCTTGATGCCAATGTTTTATTCTTCTAGACTGTCCACATCTTAATATATTTATGTTGAGCTGTTTCTCAGTATTTACTTCTTATTGGACAGGGTGACAACATTCCACCCCCATTCATGACATTTGATTCCACCGGGTTCCCTCCAGAGATACTGCAAGAGGTAAGTTTATTCTGTCCTGTTATATTGTATTGGATGCTCTGGTGCTTCTAGGAAAGTAGTAGTGGTTTTCCACCTGCACTCATTTTCCTCACCGTTTTAACTTAAATTTTACTTTTAAACTCTTGTCGCAGGTGCGATATCTGCTCCAGAGCAGGAGCATATGTCGTACGCTGCACTGCTAATCTGCTATTGGCACAATTACACGTGCAACTACTATCTTGATTTTTGGAGCCTGCAAAAAAGGGTGGTTGCAGCCTTTCATGGGCATCTTCTATAAGTGTGGATGGCCCTTCATTCAAATTTCAGCTTATGTGACCTGGGATTTATTGCTTATTGGCTCCGCCTCTTAGATCTTTTTTGCCTTTTTTTATTGCCTCAAGTTGCTTCAGTAAGCAACCACAACCTATAGGTCCTTTTGTTCAATGTGCTCTAATTTGTTTGTTAGTTAAACCAATAGTTGCAATTGTGTTTTCTTAATCTAAAGGTGTTGGATGTGTGTGCACTGTAAAGTGGTCTGATTGCCTGCCATATGCTTTGATTTCAGGTATGTTCTGCAGGCTTCTTGAATCCAACACCAATACAAGCTCAAACATGGCCTATTGCCCTACAGGGTAGAGACATAGTGGCGATTGCCAAAACAGGCTCTGGGAAAACACTAGGCTACTTAATGCCGGCCTTCATTCTTCTTAGGCAGCGACGCAATAATTCTCTGAATGGCCCCACCGTCTTGGTTTTGGCTCCAACACGAGAACTTGCAACACAGATCCAAGTGGAGGTCTTCAAATTTGCACGGTCTTCAAGAGTATCTTGCACGGTTTGTTCTGAGCATTTCTATCATTATTTTTGTATAGTTTTAGTCTTTTATATTGACTTTGATAAGTTGGTGCTCTTCTTGATCTTGTTTCCCTTGCAGTGCTTGTATGGTGGAGCATCTAAAATTATTCAGCTGAAAGAGTTAGATCGGGGGGCAGACATTGTTGTTGCCACACCTGGTAGGCTCAATGATATACTTGATATGAAAAAAATTGACTTTAGGCAAGTTTCACTCCTTGTGCTTGATGAGGCTGACCGAATGCTTGATATGGGTTTTGAGCCTCAAATCCGTAAGATTGTGAATGAGATTCCACCACGTAGACAAACTCTCATGTACACTGCAACCTGGCCTAAAGAAGTGAGAAAAATTGCTGGCGATCTTCTTGTTAATCCTGTTCAGGTTAACATTGGAAATGTAGATGAGCTCGCCGCAAACAAATCTATCACACAGGTATGACACAACTATATCTTGCTTTCTCTATTTGTAATGAAGAATAGTGCTACAAAGTCATATGGGTACCGCCAAATTGTGTGGGTCTCATGTAAATTTGGAGTGGCCGTAGGAATTTTAACCAATAGAAAAGCATGTGTTAGGTGTTAGTGAGTGTGTTGTTGGATCTTCTGTTGGAAGGAATTTACCAAAATCTGTTCCAAGTGCAGaaaatgttttttgtttttgtttcttGATGACTAAATTCCTCCATTCCATTGCTTAAAAGTGATTGTAAACTGGCAGTATGTTGAAGTTGTCCCACAAATGGAGAAACAGAGGCGTCTAGAGCAGATCCTCAGATCCCAGGAACGAGGTTCTAAGATCATAATATTTTGTTCCACAAAAAAGTTATGTGATCAGCTTGCCCGGAGTATTGGCAGAAGTTTTGGGGCGGCTGCAATTCATGGAGACAAGTCTCAAGGTGAGAGAGACTGGGTTTTAGGTCAGTTTAGGAATGGGAAGTCTCCAATTTTGGTTGCTACTGATGTTGCTGCTCGTGGTCTTGATATTAAGGATATAAGGTTAGCTTCTTTGTATTTAAGGTGCTTATTTGTGTTTAAGATATTTGAAGATTTTATGTCATGTGCATGTGCTAGATAATGATGATCCTATTAGTTGTTATATTGTGGCCTTAGCTTTGTTTGGAAGTTACCTAGAACATTTTaggtttttttttatttttaacttttaTACATTACAGGGTTGTGATCAACTATGATTTCCCTAATGGTGTTGAAGACTATGTACACCGAATTGGAAGAACTGGACGGGCAGGTGCTACTGGAGTGGCATATACCTTTTTCTCTGAGCAGGATTGGAAACATGCAGGCGATTTGATCAAAGTTTTGGAGGGTGCTAACCAACACGTGCTTCCAGAGTTAAGGCAGATTGCTTCACGTGGGCCACCAAGCTTTGGAAAGGATAGGGGCGGGATGACTCGGTTTGACTCTGGTGGTGGTGGGCGCTGGGAGACTGGTGGTCGTGGTGGCATGAGGGATGGTGGTGGCTTTGGTCCTCGTGGAGGCATGAGGGACGGTGGTGGCTTTGGTGGAGGTTTTGGTGGTCGCGGTGGCACAAGGGACGGTGGTAGCTTTGGCAGTCGCGGTGGAATGAGGGATGGAGCTGGTGGACAAGGTGAGAGAGGTGGTGATTTCTTTCCTGGTAGAGGCAATAGGGGTAGAGGATTTGGTCCTCCACGTGGGGGCCCTGTTGGTTGGGGTAGGGGTGACCGTGGTGGTCCTAGTGATCGGTACAACATGGATGGTCGCGGACAAGGGCGTGGTCGTGGACGATTTGACAACAGAAGAGATGTTCAGAGAAGTAGAGACAGAAGTTACAGTCGTAGCCCCGAAAGAGTTCGAACATGGGATATTAACAGAAGCAGCAGTAGAAGTAGAAGTAGGAGTAGGAGCTGGTCTCGAGGTCGCAGTAGAAGCCGCAGCTGGTCTCGAGGTCGCAGTCGCAGCTATAGCCGTAGTCCACGACGAAGTCATAGCCGTGACCGAAGCTATAGCCGCAGCCGCAGCCCCAAAAAGAATAATAGGCGTGTCAAGTCAAAATTTTCCGATAAGATTGATATCGTAGCACCTGAAGCAGGAGCTTCTGATCCTAAAATGTTCCCTATATCTGCCAACACCCAAGAGAGTTCTGTTTTGGGAACAGAACATCTGGAGCAGCTACCTGTTGTTGGAAGCACTGGCCCAGATAATCCAGAGGCTGTAGTGGACGTTAGTCATCAATCATCTAATATTTGAACTTGAAGCATCTGTTCTaatcataatttttgaaaatgcaCTTCTGACAGTGGTGGGTATATTGACCTCTCACTTTTTGTTTCCTATTGGGTTTTACACTTTGGTTACCTGATGGAAAGTGATTTATTCGAAGTTTCAAAGTGCAAGAAATTTTTGAGCAAACAGTTTAATATGATATACTGCATTGCTTAATGTCAAGTGAAAGTTgtttttccttttattttttatGGGTTTGGGGGTAGTTAATTCCCATTAATTTGTGAATTGTGGAAAGGCATTATTTTGGTTGTATTATTAGCTGTATGGAGGTGGGATAAACAGATGTAatagattatattatcattttttGTATTAGACTAGAACTCAAGTCAC from Lathyrus oleraceus cultivar Zhongwan6 chromosome 1, CAAS_Psat_ZW6_1.0, whole genome shotgun sequence includes:
- the LOC127074552 gene encoding DEAD-box ATP-dependent RNA helicase 46, whose product is MATTETASAALGPRYAPDDPTLPKPWLGLIDGGTGTLYYWNPETNVTQYDKPGAPPVPAASTPGLAPIPSGAGQQQMLQGQPSQQQQGNHFAQQQQSPHVAQTTQQQPSQAAQPVQQQQNSQLAQPTQQPGLHQARPQMMQPHGQQMMQYQGQQFQQMHHQMPPQVIRPQQFGQGNPQDHSTHVVQPQAPQFTPQNMHYTGYQQNMVTPRQPNSQQIQPNMLPSGQSTPQQNQHNIHNQPFENQQDFKTAMPKVEETEFKNGSQVGFSPSQYQQRSALPGQNNPNVPAEVSSGQVSIAGVNSGQPQQFRGFSGSMQQPAPTMQSQQGGSDLFYQHVPNFQNQLSPGMMHGHPSNAHPSNAHPAAQKMGHEDNVHGRAGNDYYYNSNKEMPPMGRQQSDMAQMPISRNQQDMRIGNSPFQNNVPSGNGSGITGNAMGNMFTSPIGVPSALSSNSFTRPPYGGSSDVTDLSPAEIYCRQHEVTATGDNIPPPFMTFDSTGFPPEILQEVCSAGFLNPTPIQAQTWPIALQGRDIVAIAKTGSGKTLGYLMPAFILLRQRRNNSLNGPTVLVLAPTRELATQIQVEVFKFARSSRVSCTCLYGGASKIIQLKELDRGADIVVATPGRLNDILDMKKIDFRQVSLLVLDEADRMLDMGFEPQIRKIVNEIPPRRQTLMYTATWPKEVRKIAGDLLVNPVQVNIGNVDELAANKSITQYVEVVPQMEKQRRLEQILRSQERGSKIIIFCSTKKLCDQLARSIGRSFGAAAIHGDKSQGERDWVLGQFRNGKSPILVATDVAARGLDIKDIRVVINYDFPNGVEDYVHRIGRTGRAGATGVAYTFFSEQDWKHAGDLIKVLEGANQHVLPELRQIASRGPPSFGKDRGGMTRFDSGGGGRWETGGRGGMRDGGGFGPRGGMRDGGGFGGGFGGRGGTRDGGSFGSRGGMRDGAGGQGERGGDFFPGRGNRGRGFGPPRGGPVGWGRGDRGGPSDRYNMDGRGQGRGRGRFDNRRDVQRSRDRSYSRSPERVRTWDINRSSSRSRSRSRSWSRGRSRSRSWSRGRSRSYSRSPRRSHSRDRSYSRSRSPKKNNRRVKSKFSDKIDIVAPEAGASDPKMFPISANTQESSVLGTEHLEQLPVVGSTGPDNPEAVVDVSHQSSNI